Below is a window of Turneriella parva DSM 21527 DNA.
GCACAATCTGCACAGAAGCAAATTCATTGCTCATATGAACTCATTGACGCCGCGCGTTTCGCCTGTTTCATGCTGCATGCGCTTCATTCTGACTGCAGGCATCTCTGGCTTTCTCGCTGTTTTTTTCGGGGCATTTGGCTCACACGTTCTGAAAGCATCGCTCGGCGAAAAATTCTTTTCGGTTTTTCAGACCGCAAACCAGTACCACTTCTGGCATACGCTCGCATTGCTCGCCGTCGCCCTCGTGCGCATCGATCGCCCGCAGAAATTCTTCACCGCCGCCTGCTGGGCATACCTCGCCGGGCTGCTGCTCTTCTCGGGCAACCTATACCTCTACGCCGTTTACCAGCAGCGCATTT
It encodes the following:
- a CDS encoding DUF423 domain-containing protein; translated protein: MRFILTAGISGFLAVFFGAFGSHVLKASLGEKFFSVFQTANQYHFWHTLALLAVALVRIDRPQKFFTAACWAYLAGLLLFSGNLYLYAVYQQRIFAMLAPLGGAAYMLGWLFLTLGAVRVFAPASKPD